Proteins co-encoded in one Nonomuraea helvata genomic window:
- a CDS encoding AfsR/SARP family transcriptional regulator, translating into MNVRFGVLGPLRIDGAQPPGPAKHRALLAALLLSAGETVPVERLVSVVWDDRPPASAGSVLRVYVSALRKLVDGIRTVPGGYLLEVGRDEVDCHRFERLVTTARQERASGRVEEAAGTFRTALGLWRGQALADVESSTLRRGHAVPLEELRLTALEERVELDLRLGRGAEAVGELRALVGTHPLRERAWVRLIEALHQAGRRSEALGAYQDARRTLVDELGLEPGAELTAAHQRVLNDEGGSVTRADRHSQLVDELPPDISDFVGRQRVLDWIVRMAREHASAPVHLVLHGPPGCGKSAVAVHAATAIERPDGRLYASLGARPPGAVLEDLLRSLGCPDGAVPPALDERVRLYRSMTARRRLLVVLDDAADEAQVRPLLPTGPGSLTLVTSRSPLAGLEAARAYELEVLGQDEAVALLGEVAGQHRVRAEPEAALRIVRLCGHLPLALRIAGSRLARKPGWTLDHLAGRLGDERRRLDELSAGDLAVRGSLALGYRGLPDPERRLLRGLGALSAPDFASWVLDTDLEPLAEAGLLQSRGLDEAGQERYGWHDLTRLYAAERLAEEDGGAAGVLAARAGAILERTRQARAALLPAEPGTGRTEVHPPGAAAVGQGLETGRLRQEARWLSAERRFLVATVEDFYRAGLYEAAWRLAFYLTPLFELGAHHDDWHVTTATGLDAARAVGHRHGEALLLRGLADLHRAEGRTEAAAAALRAAQPLVEGLELARITLRLGLVQARPEQAEQAFVRALRVFEEAGDRRGRADALRALGALRRDAGALDRSLSAYQDLGDPRGEAEALLDLARVHLGAGRRAEARDCVERRLRINRRLGDRLPEAAALLVLAEIARAEGAPGSAAGFARESLETFISYGDRRGTAQALMALAHAALDLDDMDEAVEALTRAMGEFDRLGDEQGRAGAERLAQEARRRRGGRI; encoded by the coding sequence GTGAACGTGCGCTTCGGCGTGCTCGGGCCGCTGCGGATCGACGGCGCGCAGCCGCCGGGACCGGCCAAGCACCGGGCGTTGCTGGCCGCGCTGCTGCTGTCGGCCGGCGAGACGGTGCCGGTCGAGCGGTTGGTCTCCGTCGTCTGGGACGACCGGCCGCCGGCGTCGGCGGGCTCGGTGCTCAGGGTGTACGTCAGCGCGCTGCGCAAGCTCGTGGACGGTATCCGCACGGTGCCGGGCGGTTACCTGCTCGAGGTCGGGCGCGACGAGGTCGACTGCCACCGGTTCGAGCGGCTGGTCACCACGGCCAGGCAGGAGCGTGCGTCGGGGCGGGTCGAGGAGGCGGCCGGCACGTTCAGGACGGCACTGGGGCTGTGGCGGGGGCAGGCGCTGGCCGATGTCGAGTCGTCCACGTTGCGCCGTGGGCACGCCGTACCGCTGGAGGAGCTGCGTCTGACCGCGCTGGAGGAGCGGGTGGAGCTGGACCTGCGGCTGGGCCGGGGCGCCGAGGCGGTGGGGGAGCTGCGGGCGCTGGTCGGGACGCATCCGCTGCGCGAACGTGCCTGGGTGCGCCTCATCGAGGCACTCCACCAGGCGGGACGCAGGTCGGAGGCCCTCGGTGCCTACCAGGACGCGCGCAGGACGCTGGTGGACGAGCTGGGTCTGGAGCCGGGCGCTGAGCTGACCGCCGCACACCAGCGGGTCCTGAACGACGAGGGCGGCTCGGTGACACGAGCCGACCGGCACTCGCAGCTGGTCGATGAGCTTCCGCCCGACATTTCCGATTTTGTCGGCCGGCAGCGGGTCCTCGACTGGATCGTCCGGATGGCCCGCGAGCACGCGTCCGCGCCGGTGCACCTCGTCCTGCACGGCCCGCCGGGCTGCGGGAAGTCGGCCGTCGCCGTGCACGCGGCCACCGCGATCGAGCGGCCGGACGGCCGCCTCTACGCCTCGCTCGGCGCCAGACCGCCGGGCGCCGTCCTGGAGGACCTGCTGCGCTCGCTGGGCTGCCCGGACGGCGCGGTCCCGCCGGCTCTGGACGAGCGCGTGCGGCTCTACCGGAGCATGACGGCCCGCAGGAGGCTGCTCGTCGTCCTGGACGACGCCGCCGACGAGGCCCAGGTGCGCCCGCTGCTGCCGACCGGTCCCGGCAGCCTCACCCTGGTGACCAGCCGGTCGCCGCTGGCCGGGCTGGAGGCGGCGCGGGCGTACGAGCTGGAGGTTCTCGGCCAGGACGAGGCCGTGGCGCTGCTTGGCGAGGTGGCGGGGCAGCACAGGGTACGCGCCGAGCCCGAGGCCGCTCTGCGCATCGTCCGGCTCTGCGGCCACCTGCCGCTGGCCCTGCGCATCGCCGGGTCCCGGCTGGCCAGGAAACCGGGGTGGACGCTCGACCACCTGGCGGGCCGCCTCGGGGACGAGCGGCGCAGGCTCGACGAGCTCAGCGCGGGCGACCTGGCCGTACGGGGCAGCCTGGCGCTCGGCTACCGGGGCCTGCCGGACCCGGAGCGGCGGCTGCTGCGCGGGCTCGGCGCGCTGTCGGCGCCCGACTTCGCGTCCTGGGTCCTCGACACGGACCTGGAGCCGCTCGCCGAGGCCGGGCTGCTGCAGTCGCGCGGCCTGGACGAGGCGGGCCAGGAGCGGTACGGGTGGCACGACCTGACCAGGCTCTACGCCGCCGAGCGCCTCGCGGAGGAGGACGGCGGCGCGGCAGGCGTGCTGGCGGCCAGGGCGGGCGCGATCCTCGAACGGACCAGGCAGGCCAGAGCCGCCCTCCTCCCGGCCGAGCCCGGCACCGGCCGTACCGAGGTCCATCCGCCCGGAGCCGCGGCCGTCGGGCAGGGCCTGGAGACCGGCCGGCTGCGGCAGGAGGCGCGGTGGCTGAGCGCCGAGCGCCGGTTCCTGGTGGCGACCGTCGAGGACTTCTACCGGGCGGGCCTGTACGAGGCCGCCTGGCGGCTGGCGTTCTACCTGACGCCGCTGTTCGAGCTGGGCGCGCACCACGACGACTGGCACGTGACCACGGCGACCGGGCTCGACGCGGCCAGGGCGGTGGGCCACCGGCACGGCGAGGCGCTCCTGCTGCGCGGCCTGGCCGACCTGCACAGGGCCGAGGGCCGCACGGAAGCGGCGGCCGCGGCGCTCCGGGCGGCGCAGCCCCTGGTGGAAGGGCTGGAGCTGGCCAGGATCACGCTCAGGCTCGGCCTCGTCCAGGCCCGGCCGGAGCAGGCGGAGCAGGCGTTCGTGCGGGCCCTGCGGGTCTTCGAGGAGGCCGGGGACCGGCGCGGCCGGGCCGACGCCTTACGGGCGCTGGGCGCGCTGCGCCGGGACGCCGGCGCGCTCGACCGGAGCCTGAGTGCCTACCAGGACCTCGGGGATCCGCGTGGCGAGGCGGAGGCGCTGCTCGACCTGGCTCGGGTGCACCTCGGCGCCGGCAGGCGCGCCGAGGCCCGCGACTGCGTGGAGCGGCGGCTGCGGATCAACCGCCGCCTGGGGGACCGGCTGCCCGAGGCGGCGGCGCTGCTCGTCCTGGCCGAGATCGCCAGGGCGGAAGGAGCGCCCGGCTCCGCCGCCGGGTTCGCACGCGAGTCGCTGGAGACCTTCATCTCGTACGGCGACCGCAGGGGTACCGCGCAGGCCCTGATGGCGCTCGCCCACGCCGCGCTCGACCTCGACGACATGGATGAGGCGGTTGAGGCGCTTACGCGAGCTATGGGAGAGTTTGACCGCCTCGGTGACGAGCAGGGCCGGGCCGGCGCCGAACGGCTCGCGCAGGAGGCCCGTAGGCGGCGTGGCGGGCGGATATAG